The following are encoded in a window of Trichomycterus rosablanca isolate fTriRos1 chromosome 13, fTriRos1.hap1, whole genome shotgun sequence genomic DNA:
- the serpina10b gene encoding protein Z-dependent protease inhibitor — MEFGVFLLLICAPSFTSTLQVQDPWTPNITDLTFKNTDFAMNLYRKIADHHDDNIFFSPLSVSTAFVTLSLAARNSTYSEILSGLNLDMLDQTGQLEIIPQLFQYLHGNISQDGALKLEQGTSLFVDLHFHVEKAFSDQIKQFFDAHIENVDFGNAEMSKEIINKHVRRKTGDKVKELVTSIEPLTRMMLINTIFFQGAWESPFDPDSTKMSRFYVDKYNIVQVQMMLISDSFYISTDEELKTKVLRLPYLGGAAMLIVLPDSHIDYTLIDDEINAERFLHWIKNMKKKKLEVHLPKFNLEQSYPMHNILPAIGIQDVFRDTANFTGLSQEPGLKVSQVLHKAVIEVNEKGTVAAAATSVGFTPYSLPTTFIVNRPFFFFIYHEATNSLLFMGRMVDPTQK, encoded by the exons ATGGAGTTCGGGGTGTTTTTACTTCTGATCTGTGCTCCCTCTTTCACATCTACCCTTCAAGTTCAAGACCCCTGGACCCCCAACATTACTGATCTTACTTTCAAAAACACTGACTTTGCTATGAACCTTTACCGCAAGATAGCAGACCACCATGATGACAACATTTTCTTCTCACCGCTGAGTGTTTCGACAGCATTTGTCACACTGTCTTTGGCAGCCAGGAACTCTACTTACAGTGAAATCCTGTCAGGACTGAATCTGGACATGCTTGACCAAACTGGACAGCTTGAGATAATACCACAACTGTTTCAGTATCTGCACGGCAACATCAGTCAAGATGGAGCATTAAAATTAGAGCAGGGAACATCATTGTTTGTAGACCTGCATTTTCATGTAGAAAAGGCTTTTAGTGATCAGATTAAACAATTTTTTGATGCTCATATTGAGAATGTGGACTTTGGAAATGCTGAAATGAGTAAGGAGATCATTAATAAGCATGTGAGGAGAAAAACTGGGGATAAAGTTAAGGAGCTGGTTACTAGTATTGAACCACTGACTCGAATGATGCTGATCAACACTATTTTCTTTCAGG GTGCATGGGAGAGTCCATTCGATCCAGACAGCACTAAGATGAGTCGATTTTATGTAGACAAGTACAACATTGTCCAGGTTCAAATGATGTTAATCAGTGATTCATTCTACATTAGCACTGATGAAGAGCTTAAGACAAAAGTGTTGCGCTTGCCttacttaggtggtgcagcaatGCTCATTGTACTTCCTGACAGTCATATTGATTACACTTTAATAGATGATGAAATAAATGCTGAGAGATTTCTTCACTGGATCAAGAACATGAAGAAGAA AAAACTGGAAGTTCATCTGCCAAAATTTAACCTGGAGCAGTCATATCCTATGCATAACATTCTACCAGCTATTGGCATTCAAGATGTCTTCAGGGATACTGCTAATTTTACAGGATTGAGCCAAGAGCCTGGTTTAAAAGTCTCCCAG GTCCTACACAAAGCTGTGATTGAAGTGAATGAGAAAGGCACAGTAGCTGCAGCAGCCACAAGCGTGGGATTCACACCATACTCCTTGCCAACAACTTTCATTGTAAACAGGCCATTCTTCTTTTTCATATACCATGAAGCAACCAACAGTCTGTTGTTTATGGGCAGGATGGTTGACCCTACTcagaaataa
- the ddx24 gene encoding ATP-dependent RNA helicase DDX24 produces the protein MKTKNTKGKKRFGPSKKGIVIHGKWKAVELDPNIFANEALGEVVCFEELTDYSMIDANKVATKSQLKKDTTGNKKQNKRKASEIEADEDIVEEELSSNEGAGKIDVVDETAKKRKKKKKKSKKNAVPHETKNEDDKESQSSLEDMAEEIVDDIYQESEESHDIISETPKKTKKKKKRKKKQKSAEQLKPASEAVCDKSDVPLSSKKKAKNWSDAALTKTAGQEGDVSAWKDLFVPEPVLKALSKLGFSAPTPIQALALPPAIRDHLDILGAAETGSGKTLSFGIPVIHRILEWKKRLSYGTESADEKPESAKQVESIYLPSVSDSKEDDDDGSDALNNEKIVNEEISTEVEENEEGQDDQEEEDDYEGDTGSVNDQSQDDDDDDGSGDEAGVIQTLDLKATKLEEEDRLKQPLLGLVLTPTRELAVQVKHHIDAVAQFTGIRTAILVGGMAPQKQDRMLKRRPEIVIATPGRLWEMIQDKHPHLHNLRQLRCLVIDEADRMVEKGHFAELENLLEMLNTSQFNPKRQTFVFSATLTMVHSLPSRVMRKKGKKLEQRSKLELLMEKVGIKGKPKIIDLTRKEATVETLTETRIHCEKEEKDYYLYYFLLQYPGRTMVFANSIDCIKRLNSLLTILECIPLPLHANMHQKQRLKNLERFAERESCVLLTTDVAARGLDIPDVQHVIHYQVPRTSETYVHRSGRTARAAKEGLSLLLIGPDDMINYKKIYKTLGKDEDLPLFPIQNKCMAAMKERVDVARKIEKIEFHNSREKHHNSWLKQAAEEMEIDLDDDLLMGRGRDEEHERELQRLVKGLKKHLKHLLTQPVFKAHMKTKYPTQMGKLQLPELPVANETALTSVTNQKQKQQQNKKRKQ, from the exons atgaagacaaaaaatacaaaaggaAAGAAGCGCTTTGGACCTTCTAAAAAAGGAATCGTGATTCATGGAAAGTGGAAAGCTGTGGAGCTTGATCCCAACATATTTGCAAATGAGGCCTTGGGAGAAGTGGTTTGTTTCGAAGAACTAACAGATTATTCCATGATTGATGCCAACAAGGTCGCAACAAAGTCCCAATTAAAAAAGGACACAACTGGAAATAAGAAGCAAAATAAGAGAAAAGCTAGTGAAATTGAGGCTGACGAAGACATTGTTGAGGAAGAATTGTCCTCTAACGAAGGGGCTGGAAAAATAGACGTTGTAGATGAAACAGCAAAGAAacggaaaaagaaaaaaaagaaatccaaAAAGAATGCTGTGCCCCATGAGACAAAAAACGAGGATGATAAAGAAAGTCAAAGCTCTTTAGAGGATATGGCTGAAGAAATTGTAGATGATATTTATCAAGAATCTGAAGAGAGCCATGACATAATATCTGAGACACCAAAGAAGaccaaaaagaagaagaaaagaaagaagaaacaaAAATCTGCTGAACAATTAAAGCCAGCTTCAGAAGCAGTATGTGACAAAAGTGATGTACCTCTTTCATCTAAAAAGAAAGCTAAAAACTGGTCAGATGCAGCTCTCACTAAAACAGCAGGACAGGAGGGTGATGTATCAGCATGGAAAGACCTGTTTGTACCTGAACCAGTTCTGAAAGCGCTCAGTAAACTTGGATTTTCTGCACCCACCCCAATACAAGCTCTTGCTCTTCCTCCTGCAATTCGAGACCACTTGGATATTCTGGGCGCAGCAGAAACAG GAAGTGGGAAGACTCTGTCTTTTGGAATTCCAGTGATCCACAGAATACTGGAGTGGAAGAAGAGGCTCAGTTATGGAACCGAAAGCGCAGATGAGAAACCTGAATCTGCAAAACAAGTGGAGAGCATTTATTTGCCTTCTGTCAGTGACTCAaaagaagatgatgatgatggctcTGATGCACTGAACAATGAAAAAATAGTTAATGAGGAGATTTCAACAGAGGTTGAAGAGAATGAGGAGGGGCAAGATGATCAGGAGGAGGAAGATGACTATGAAGGCGATACTGGTTCTGTTAATGATCAAAgtcaagatgatgatgatgatgatggatcaGGTGATGAGGCAGGTGTTATCCAAACCCTGGACCTCAAAGCTACGAAATTAGAGGAAGAAGACCGATTGAAACAGCCTTTGCTTGGCCTTGTTCTCACCCCCACCAGGGAACTTGCAGTGCAAGTGAAGCATCATATTGACGCTGTAGCCCAGTTCACAG GTATTAGAACTgctattttggttggtgggatGGCACCACAGAAACAGGACAGGATGTTAAAGCGCAGGCCTGAGATAGTCATTGCAACACCAGGGCGTCTGTGGGAGATGATTCAGGATAAACACCCCCATCTGCACAACCTGAGGCAGCTCAG GTGTCTGGTCATTGATGAAGCTGACCGTATGGTGGAGAAAGGTCATTTTGCTGAGCTTGAGAACCTGTTAGAAATGCTCAACACATCCCAGTTCAACCCAAAGAGACAGACCTTCGTGTTTTCTGCCACGCTGACCATGGTACACAGCCTGCCTTCCCGGGTGATGCGCAAGAAGGGAAAGAAGTTGGAGCAGCGCAGTAAATTGGAGTTGCTTATGGAAAAAGTTGGCATCAAAGGCAAGCCCAAAATTATTGACCTGACTCGTAAGGAGGCCACGGTGGAGACGCTGACCGAGACCAGAATTCACTGTGAGAAGGAGGAGAAAGATTACTATCTCTACTACTTCTTGCTGCAGTACCCTGGTCGCACTATGGTGTTCGCCAACAGCATTGACTGCATTAAGAGGCTTAATTCACTTCTGACTATTTTGGAATGCATCCCTCTGCCATTACATGCCAACATGCACCAGAAACAACGGTTGAAGAACCTGGAGAGATTTGCTGAAAGGGAGAG CTGTGTCCTCCTCACAACTGATGTTGCTGCTCGAGGGCTTGACATTCCAGATGTTCAGCATGTCATTCACTATCAG GTTCCACGAACATCTGAGACGTATGTCCATCGCAGTGGACGAACAGCTCGTGCTGCAAAAGAAGGTCTTAGTTTGCTCCTAATCGGACCGGATGATATGATTAACTACAAGAAAATTTACAAGACCCTGGGGAAGGATGAAGATCTTCCTTTGTTTCCTATTCAGAACAAATGCATGGCTGCCATGAAG GAACGTGTGGACGTGGCTAGGAAAATAGAAAAGATTGAATTCCACAACAGTCGGGAAAAGCATCACAACTCTTGGTTGAAGCAAGCAGCAGAGGAAATGGAAATAGACCTTGATGACGACCTGCTTATGG gACGTGGCAGGGATGAggagcatgaaagggagctacaGAGGCTTGTGAAAGGCTTAAAGAAACACTTAAAGCACCTTCTCACTCAGCCAGTCTTTAAAGCCCACATGAAGACTAAATACCCCACTCAGATGGGCAAACTTCAGCTGCCTGAGCTTCCCGTAGCTAACGAAACAGCTTTGACCAGTGTGACCAACCAAAAGCAGAAACAGCAACAGAATAAGAAACGAAAACAGTAA